The Leclercia sp. S52 genome has a segment encoding these proteins:
- the pheP gene encoding phenylalanine transporter: MRNASSASDKSVAEAASEQTPTLHRGLQNRHIQLIALGGAIGTGLFLGIGPAIQMAGPAVLLGYAIAGIIAFLIMRQLGEMVVEEPVSGSFAHFAYKYWGPFAGFLSGWNYWVMFVLVGMAELTAAGIYMQYWLPDVPTWIWAAVFFIIINAVNLVNVRLYGETEFWFALIKVLAIVGMIGFGLWLLFSGHGGERATIDNLWQHGGFLATGWKGLVLSLAVIMFSFGGLELIGITAAEAQDPHKSIPKAVNQVVYRILLFYIGSLVVLLALYPWVEVKSDSSPFVMIFHDLNSNVVASALNFVILVASLSVYNSGVYSNSRMLFGLSVQGNAPKFLTRVSRRGVPVNSLLLSGAITSLVVLVNYLLPHEAFGLLMALVVATLLLNWIMICLAHLRFRAAMRRKGRETQFKALLYPAGNYICIAFLAMILVLMCTMDGMRTSAILLPVWVVFLFVAFKLSRKK; encoded by the coding sequence GTGAGAAACGCCTCATCCGCTTCAGATAAAAGTGTTGCTGAAGCCGCGTCGGAACAGACACCGACGCTCCACCGTGGTTTACAGAACCGCCATATTCAACTTATCGCTCTCGGTGGCGCTATCGGCACCGGGCTGTTCCTCGGCATAGGCCCCGCCATTCAGATGGCCGGCCCCGCGGTGCTGCTGGGTTATGCCATCGCGGGTATTATCGCTTTTCTGATCATGCGCCAGCTCGGCGAGATGGTGGTGGAAGAGCCGGTCTCCGGCTCCTTTGCCCATTTTGCCTACAAATACTGGGGCCCGTTTGCTGGCTTCCTCTCCGGCTGGAACTACTGGGTAATGTTCGTGCTGGTGGGCATGGCGGAGCTGACCGCCGCGGGCATCTATATGCAGTACTGGCTGCCGGACGTGCCGACCTGGATCTGGGCGGCGGTGTTCTTCATCATCATTAACGCCGTTAACCTGGTGAACGTGCGCCTGTACGGGGAGACCGAGTTCTGGTTCGCCTTAATCAAGGTACTGGCGATCGTCGGTATGATCGGCTTTGGCCTGTGGCTGCTCTTCTCCGGACACGGCGGCGAGCGGGCGACCATCGACAACCTCTGGCAGCACGGCGGCTTCCTCGCCACCGGCTGGAAAGGGCTGGTGCTCTCCCTGGCGGTGATCATGTTCTCCTTTGGCGGGCTGGAGCTGATCGGCATTACCGCCGCCGAAGCCCAGGATCCGCATAAAAGTATCCCGAAAGCGGTCAACCAGGTGGTGTACCGTATTCTGCTGTTCTATATCGGTTCGCTGGTGGTACTGCTGGCGCTCTATCCGTGGGTGGAAGTGAAGTCCGACAGCAGCCCGTTTGTGATGATTTTCCACGATCTGAACAGCAACGTGGTGGCATCGGCGCTCAACTTTGTGATTCTGGTGGCCTCGCTGTCGGTCTATAACAGCGGCGTCTACTCCAACAGCCGGATGCTGTTTGGCCTCTCGGTGCAGGGCAACGCGCCGAAGTTTTTAACCCGCGTCAGCCGTCGCGGCGTACCGGTCAACTCGCTGCTGCTCTCCGGGGCCATCACCTCGCTGGTGGTGCTGGTCAACTACCTGCTGCCACACGAAGCCTTTGGCCTGCTGATGGCGCTGGTGGTCGCGACTCTGCTGCTGAACTGGATCATGATCTGCCTGGCGCACCTGCGTTTCCGCGCGGCGATGCGCCGCAAAGGGCGCGAGACTCAGTTCAAGGCGCTGCTCTACCCGGCGGGGAACTATATCTGTATCGCCTTCCTGGCGATGATCCTGGTGCTGATGTGCACCATGGACGGCATGCGCACCTCAGCAATCCTGCTCCCGGTTTGGGTCGTGTTCCTGTTTGTGGCGTTTAAGCTCTCCCGCAAGAAGTAG
- a CDS encoding TonB-dependent siderophore receptor, producing the protein MNHTRKMNKTLLALAIGAIAHSAMAADDKKEETIVVQSAASDFKPGGDQLVPAFLDGQVANGGRMGMLGQQNAMDVPFNIISYTSKLVEDQQAHTIADVVANDAGVQSVQGYGNSAESYRIRGLKFDGDDMTFGGLSGVLPRQVVDAQMVDRIEIFKGANSLMNGAASSGVGGMINLEPKHAGATPQAKVGVDYTSDSQIGTTLDAGRRFGDSDQFGARVNVVHREGEAPVANDRRRTTLLSTGLDYAGDNFRSSVDLGYQKKTFHGSETGVNVAGVNFVPEPPKNDRNYSQKWAYSNIENEFGMWRSEYDITDSWTAYTGLGAQHAHEEGLYSGAKLVDKSGKATASRLDTNRISDSVSGMAGIRGNFATGFVTHKVNVGYSAMTKNEKIAWKMSAAKDNPVTNIYHNTGVDAPPSTNSNGAGGNYSDPLTSGRTRTQGWLLSDTLGVLDDKLLFTVGARHQKVVIRGYNKVTGMENAGDSFDGDRWMPTYGVVYKPWNEISLYANHTEALQPGKTAPNTATNYGQSTGIVHSKQNEVGVKADFGRVGGSLALFEIKMPSAILDSQTKYYGLDAEQRNRGVELNVFGEPMLGLRLNASATWLQAELTKTNNGVNQGNDAIGVPSFYGVLGAEYDIKPVDGLTATARVNHSGSQYADLANSKKLDSYTTLDLGMRYRFAVNNDQNQMTVRAGIENVTDENYWSSVDDGGTYLFQGEPRTFKVSVGYEF; encoded by the coding sequence ATGAACCACACCAGAAAAATGAACAAAACGCTGCTGGCCCTCGCCATTGGTGCGATCGCCCATTCCGCCATGGCGGCGGACGATAAAAAGGAAGAGACCATCGTGGTCCAGTCTGCTGCCAGCGACTTTAAACCCGGCGGCGACCAGCTGGTGCCAGCCTTCCTTGACGGGCAGGTGGCAAACGGCGGACGCATGGGGATGCTCGGTCAGCAAAATGCCATGGACGTGCCGTTTAACATCATCAGCTACACCTCTAAGCTGGTGGAAGATCAGCAGGCGCACACCATTGCCGACGTGGTGGCTAACGATGCGGGCGTCCAGTCCGTGCAGGGTTACGGCAACAGCGCGGAGAGCTACCGCATTCGCGGCCTGAAGTTCGACGGGGATGACATGACCTTCGGCGGCCTCTCCGGCGTGCTGCCGCGTCAGGTGGTCGATGCGCAGATGGTCGACCGCATTGAGATTTTCAAAGGCGCTAACTCCCTGATGAACGGCGCGGCCAGCTCTGGCGTCGGCGGGATGATCAACCTTGAGCCAAAACATGCGGGCGCAACGCCGCAGGCGAAAGTGGGCGTGGACTACACCTCGGATTCGCAGATTGGCACCACCCTCGATGCCGGGCGTCGCTTCGGCGACAGCGACCAGTTTGGCGCCCGCGTTAACGTGGTGCACCGTGAAGGCGAAGCGCCGGTGGCGAACGACCGCCGCCGCACCACGCTGCTCTCCACCGGTCTCGACTATGCGGGCGACAACTTCCGCAGCTCCGTGGACCTGGGCTATCAGAAGAAAACCTTCCACGGCTCGGAGACCGGGGTCAACGTGGCTGGCGTGAACTTCGTGCCAGAACCGCCGAAGAACGATCGCAACTACTCCCAGAAATGGGCCTACAGCAATATCGAAAACGAATTCGGCATGTGGCGCAGCGAGTACGACATTACCGACAGCTGGACCGCCTATACCGGTCTCGGTGCCCAGCACGCCCATGAAGAGGGGCTCTACAGCGGCGCGAAGCTGGTCGATAAGAGCGGCAAAGCCACCGCGTCCCGCCTGGATACCAACCGCATCAGCGATTCTGTCAGCGGCATGGCGGGTATTCGCGGCAACTTTGCCACCGGTTTTGTGACCCACAAGGTCAACGTCGGCTACTCGGCGATGACCAAAAACGAGAAAATTGCGTGGAAAATGTCGGCGGCGAAGGATAACCCGGTGACCAACATCTACCACAACACCGGCGTGGATGCGCCGCCGAGCACCAACTCCAATGGCGCAGGCGGCAACTACAGCGATCCGCTGACCAGCGGCCGTACCCGCACCCAGGGCTGGCTGCTGAGCGACACCCTCGGCGTGCTGGATGACAAACTGCTGTTCACCGTCGGGGCCCGTCATCAGAAGGTGGTGATCCGCGGCTATAACAAAGTGACCGGGATGGAAAACGCCGGCGACAGCTTCGACGGCGACCGCTGGATGCCGACCTATGGCGTGGTCTACAAGCCGTGGAACGAGATCTCACTGTATGCCAACCACACCGAGGCGCTGCAGCCGGGTAAAACCGCGCCTAACACCGCCACCAACTATGGGCAGAGCACCGGCATCGTCCACTCTAAGCAGAACGAAGTGGGCGTGAAGGCCGATTTCGGTCGCGTCGGCGGCTCGCTGGCGCTGTTTGAGATCAAAATGCCGTCCGCCATTCTCGACAGCCAGACCAAATATTACGGTCTGGATGCCGAACAGCGTAACCGCGGCGTTGAGCTGAACGTCTTTGGCGAGCCGATGCTGGGCCTGCGTCTGAACGCCAGCGCCACCTGGCTGCAGGCGGAGCTGACCAAAACCAACAACGGAGTGAACCAGGGCAACGACGCCATTGGCGTTCCGTCGTTCTACGGCGTGCTGGGCGCGGAGTATGACATCAAGCCCGTCGACGGCCTGACCGCCACCGCCCGCGTGAACCACTCCGGTTCTCAGTATGCGGATCTGGCCAACAGCAAAAAGCTGGACAGCTACACCACCCTGGATCTGGGCATGCGTTACCGCTTCGCGGTCAACAATGACCAGAATCAGATGACCGTTCGCGCCGGAATTGAAAACGTCACCGACGAGAACTACTGGTCAAGCGTGGACGACGGCGGCACCTACCTGTTCCAGGGTGAGCCGCGCACCTTTAAGGTCTCCGTCGGCTACGAGTTCTGA